A window from Candidatus Nitrospira neomarina encodes these proteins:
- the der gene encoding ribosome biogenesis GTPase Der, with protein sequence MGRPNVGKSTLFNRIVGHRTAIVDDVSGVTRDRNTAECDYQNRIFTLVDTGGLDLTTDDVIVEQIKFQTQAAIEEADLIIAVMDGRVGLSSLDADLVKLLRPVTKPVFLAINKIDTPQAEPLLAEFYKLGIETIFPISAEGGLGVDELLEALLPFLPHATENEVQQETPRIAVVGRPNVGKSTLVNAILGEQRLIVSDIPGTTRDPIDSMVSLHGRKYIFTDTAGLRRRGRIERGIEGYSVVRAIRALGRSDVAVLVLDGVEGVTEQDTKIAGLISKQGRGCIILVNKWDMREGDREAYPAYNLELARRFPFFTYVPIVFGAAIQPETLTRLFPKIDQVVADFSKRIQTRKLNLFVQELLEKNPMTLVRGNPKKSVFITQVATKPPTFALFVKSAPKVSASYLRYLENSIRTEYGFEGIPLRILLRSQ encoded by the coding sequence GTGGGACGACCAAATGTAGGAAAATCCACGCTGTTCAATCGGATCGTGGGTCACCGTACGGCAATTGTCGATGATGTTTCCGGAGTCACTCGGGATAGAAACACCGCAGAGTGCGATTATCAGAATCGGATATTCACGTTGGTCGACACCGGTGGACTGGATCTGACCACTGACGATGTCATTGTGGAGCAGATCAAATTTCAAACCCAAGCGGCTATTGAAGAAGCGGATCTCATCATTGCTGTCATGGATGGCCGGGTGGGGTTGTCTTCGTTAGATGCCGATCTCGTTAAGCTGTTGCGACCGGTGACAAAGCCGGTTTTTCTGGCGATCAACAAGATTGATACTCCTCAGGCTGAACCGCTCTTGGCGGAATTCTACAAATTAGGGATAGAGACGATTTTTCCTATTTCGGCTGAGGGAGGATTAGGGGTGGATGAACTACTGGAAGCCCTTTTGCCCTTTCTTCCCCATGCTACGGAGAATGAGGTCCAACAAGAGACCCCAAGAATCGCGGTAGTGGGCCGACCCAATGTGGGGAAATCGACCTTGGTCAATGCCATTCTCGGTGAACAACGACTCATTGTCAGTGATATTCCAGGAACGACCCGCGATCCGATTGATTCTATGGTCAGTCTTCATGGACGGAAGTATATCTTTACAGATACGGCAGGTCTCCGGCGAAGGGGGCGGATCGAGCGGGGGATTGAAGGCTATAGTGTCGTGCGAGCCATTCGAGCGTTGGGACGATCTGATGTTGCCGTGCTGGTTTTGGATGGGGTAGAGGGAGTCACAGAACAAGATACGAAAATTGCTGGCTTAATCAGTAAGCAAGGGCGAGGTTGTATCATTCTTGTGAATAAATGGGACATGCGGGAAGGGGATCGTGAGGCGTACCCCGCCTACAATCTTGAATTAGCTCGGCGATTTCCTTTTTTTACCTATGTGCCGATTGTCTTTGGTGCCGCAATCCAACCGGAAACGCTCACGCGGCTTTTTCCTAAAATTGATCAGGTTGTGGCCGATTTTTCCAAACGCATTCAAACCCGTAAGCTGAATCTATTTGTTCAGGAACTCCTGGAAAAAAATCCCATGACGTTGGTCAGGGGCAATCCGAAAAAATCCGTATTTATCACTCAGGTGGCGACCAAACCGCCTACCTTTGCGCTATTTGTCAAATCCGCACCAAAAGTCTCAGCGTCCTACCTCCGTTATCTAGAAAACTCCATCAGGACGGAATATGGTTTTGAGGGAATTCCGCTCCGGATATTGTTGCGCAGTCAGTAA